The following are from one region of the Vitis riparia cultivar Riparia Gloire de Montpellier isolate 1030 chromosome 9, EGFV_Vit.rip_1.0, whole genome shotgun sequence genome:
- the LOC117922734 gene encoding uncharacterized protein LOC117922734 yields the protein MATASVSATTSSLLLSPSKPTPPIKFRFRFRVRASSAMATQVVPAVIVGGGRVGRALQGMGSGDDLLVKRGDSVPLDFAGPILVCTRNDDLDAVLESTPKSRWSDLVFFQNGMLEPWLQSKGLSDADQVLAYFAVSKLGEPPIDGKTDTNPEGLTAAYGKWASAVAGRLHAGGLSCKVLDKEAFQKQMLEKLIWISAFMLVGARHPGATVGVVEKEFRSEVSSLIGELASAAAVEKGIVFDEGMEDRLCAYSRAVSHFPTAAKEFKWRNGWFYSLSQKAIAEGKPDPCPLHTEWLKELKIV from the exons ATGGCCACTGCATCAGTTTCAGCCACTACCTCTTCTCTTCTCCTCTCTCCTTCAAAACCCACTCCCCCAATTAAGTTTAGGTTTAGGTTTAGGGTTAGGGCTTCATCTGCAATGGCCACCCAGGTGGTGCCCGCGGTGATCGTCGGCGGCGGAAGAGTCGGCAGAGCCCTGCAGGGCATGGGCTCCGGAGACGATCTCCTCGTGAAGAGAGGGGATTCTGTGCCGCTCGATTTCGCCGGACCCATCTTGGTCTGCACCAGGAACGATGATCTGGATGCTGTTCTTGAGTCCACTCCCAAGTCTCGCTGGAGCG ATTTGGTTTTTTTCCAGAATGGGATGCTGGAGCCATGGCTTCAAAGTAAAGGTCTGAGTGATGCAGACCAAGTTTTGGCATATTTTGCTGTATCAAAGCTTGGAGAACCTCCTATTGATGGGAAAACAGATACTAATCCTGAGGGATTGACAGCAGCATATGGGAAATGGGCGTCTGCTGTAGCTGGAAGATTACATGCTGGAGGCCTTTCTTGCAAG GTCCTTGACAAGGAAGCCTTTCAGAAGCAGATGTTAGAGAAGCTAATATGGATCTCAGCTTTCATGCTTGTTGGTGCTCGTCATCCTGGAGCAACTGTAGGTGTCGTGGAGAAGGAATTTCGCTCTGAG GTGTCTAGCCTCATTGGAGAACTTGCATCTGCTGCTGCAGTGGAAAAGGGGATAGTGTTTGACGAAGGCATGGAGGACAGATTATGTGCATACTCACGGGCTGTAAGTCACTTTCCAACAGCAGCTAAGGAG TTCAAATGGAGAAATGGTTGGTTCTATTCACTCTCCCAAAAGGCAATTGCAGAAGGAAAACCAGATCCATGCCCACTACATACAGAATGGCTCAAAGAACTGAAAATTGTCTAG
- the LOC117921892 gene encoding uncharacterized protein LOC117921892, translated as MLEDIGKLPNIKRTLERAISLNGYIYNRSGLLNMMRRFTGQRELLRPAKTQFANAFITLSRLHEQKNNLRKMFTSSDWSDSKWAKEQKGKTIANIVLMPSFWNSIVFCLKVSGPLVRVLRLVDGEKKAPMGYIYEAMNRVNDAIVRSFNGNEEKYKEIFNIIDKRWEIQLHWPLHAVGYFLNPKFFYDKPEIEHDAEIMSDLYKCILRLTRDPAKQEKVVAEVSLFTNAQGLFGNELAIRTRKTRAPAEWL; from the exons ATGTTGGAAGATATTGGAAAGCTACCAAACATCAAGAGGACATTGGAGAGGGCTATATCACTAAATGGGTATATTTATAATCGCTCAGGGCTACTCAACATGATGAGGCGGTTTACTGGACAAAGGGAATTGCTTAGGCCTGCTAAGACTCAGTTTGCAAATGCTTTCATCACATTATCGCGattgcatgaacaaaaaaacaatttgaggaAGATGTTTACAAGCTCAGATTGGTCAGATAGTAAATGGGCAAAAGAGCAAAAGGGGAAAACTATAGCCAACATAGTTctaatgccttcattttggaacTCTATTGTGTTTTGCTTAAAGGTTTCGGGTCCCCTAGTTCGTGTGCTTCGTttggttgatggtgaaaaaaaagcTCCTATGGGATACATCTATGAGGCCATGAATAGAGTTAATGATGCAATTGTGagaagttttaatggaaatgaagagaagtacaaagaaatcttcaacATCATTGATAAGAGGTGGGAGATTCAGCTTCATTGGCCTTTGCATGCAGTAGGGTACTTTTTGAACCCGAAATTCTTCTATGATAAGCCAGAAATAGAGCATGATGCCGAGATTATGAGTGATTTGTATAAATGCATCTTAAGGCTAACAAGAGACCctgctaagcaagaaaaagttGTGGCCGAAGTGAGTTTGTTCACAAATGCCCAAGGACTATTCGGGAATGAGTTAGCTATTAGGACAAGAAAGACTAGAGCACCag CTGAATG GTTGTGA